Proteins encoded together in one Formosa sp. Hel3_A1_48 window:
- a CDS encoding T9SS type A sorting domain-containing protein, producing MKKITLLLLVFTFFISQAQSTTTGEITLTPGFTVQFDVDGPNDTVTMTMVGPSNVWLGVAINSTLPGMGNLGDDVIIFSNSGLKDYHMAGGNGDPNEDTNHWNLIDEDYSIPGVITLVATRVLDTSESTDYVFSTSTGTIPFLWAKGNNSLNLGWHGGANRGGAQGTFVLSSPYFTMEKFEIYPNPTVDELNFEFPDNVQSANVQVYNILGNQITQTQLKRTVPKLDTNAWASGMYVVQIITEDAVQTKRIIKQ from the coding sequence ATGAAAAAAATTACACTATTATTACTTGTTTTTACATTTTTTATTTCTCAAGCGCAAAGTACCACTACAGGTGAAATCACACTTACACCTGGCTTCACAGTACAGTTTGATGTTGATGGCCCAAATGATACGGTAACTATGACAATGGTTGGTCCTTCAAATGTTTGGTTGGGGGTTGCAATAAATTCTACCCTCCCTGGTATGGGAAATTTAGGTGATGATGTAATTATCTTTTCAAATTCTGGTTTAAAAGATTACCATATGGCAGGCGGTAATGGTGACCCCAATGAAGATACTAATCACTGGAATTTAATTGATGAGGATTACTCAATTCCTGGAGTTATTACTTTGGTTGCCACGAGGGTACTTGACACATCTGAGTCAACCGACTATGTTTTTTCAACTTCAACTGGGACTATTCCATTTCTCTGGGCAAAAGGAAATAATTCATTAAACTTAGGCTGGCATGGAGGCGCCAATCGAGGTGGAGCTCAGGGGACTTTTGTATTAAGTTCTCCATATTTTACAATGGAAAAATTTGAAATTTACCCCAACCCAACAGTCGATGAGCTTAATTTTGAATTTCCTGACAATGTACAATCTGCCAACGTTCAGGTTTATAATATTTTAGGGAATCAAATCACGCAGACCCAATTGAAAAGAACAGTTCCAAAACTCGATACAAATGCATGGGCATCAGGGATGTATGTAGTGCAAATTATTACAGAAGATGCCGTTCAAACCAAGCGCATCATAAAACAATAA
- a CDS encoding DUF5777 family beta-barrel protein: protein MKFKILIIFLCFTCFGFAQDDLLSEIDVESESSTTVSSVFKGLKIINFESTKLVGKGGFYFVVSHRFGSVKNGFENLFGLDEAVTHLNFIYGLTEGINVSASRSSNQKIYELASKFRIIKQSERFPFSVVGYTSVLANTALSTDNLPKLEFKHRLSYVAQLLISRKVNNKLSLQFTPTFFHDNYVVNDLQDNSQYGLIFGGRYKIGKRWSFNLEYGAHLNRAKNSLYNNPLSLGFDLETGGHVFQLHFTNSQFMNANGVMGNSTGDWSEGDFYFGFNISRSF, encoded by the coding sequence ATGAAATTTAAAATTCTCATTATTTTCTTATGCTTTACTTGTTTTGGTTTTGCACAAGACGATTTATTGAGTGAAATAGATGTTGAAAGTGAATCATCAACAACAGTAAGTTCTGTTTTTAAAGGGTTAAAAATTATAAACTTTGAGTCTACTAAACTTGTAGGTAAAGGCGGGTTTTATTTTGTGGTATCCCACCGTTTTGGGAGTGTAAAAAATGGATTTGAAAATCTTTTTGGTCTTGATGAAGCCGTAACCCATCTCAATTTCATCTATGGGCTTACAGAGGGTATTAATGTAAGCGCATCACGAAGCTCAAATCAAAAGATTTATGAATTGGCTTCAAAGTTTAGAATTATTAAACAATCTGAGCGCTTTCCGTTTTCAGTAGTAGGTTATACTTCAGTTTTAGCCAACACTGCATTGAGCACAGATAACTTACCAAAACTTGAATTCAAACACCGTTTGAGTTATGTTGCACAGCTACTGATATCTAGAAAAGTAAACAACAAATTATCACTACAATTCACACCAACATTTTTTCATGACAATTATGTGGTCAACGATCTTCAAGACAATTCACAATACGGATTAATATTTGGTGGGCGTTACAAGATTGGAAAACGCTGGTCTTTCAATTTGGAGTATGGTGCTCATCTTAACCGCGCCAAAAATTCGCTCTATAACAACCCTTTATCCTTAGGGTTTGATCTTGAAACTGGCGGTCATGTATTTCAATTACACTTTACAAATTCTCAATTCATGAATGCGAATGGCGTAATGGGAAACAGTACTGGCGATTGGTCTGAAGGTGATTTCTACTTTGGCTTTAACATAAGCCGTTCGTTTTAG
- a CDS encoding DUF6580 family putative transport protein, whose amino-acid sequence MKNLTANKTIVILLFMVIAVLTRLVPHLPNFTPITAIALFGGLYLSNKVMAYALPLTVMAISDLFLGFSSITVFVYFAFVVVSFIGTQSKKASFSAILLSSVSFFIITNFGVWLLGYPKTWTGLAECYTLALPFFRNALLGDLFYSGALIIGFNFVQKKYLQEAK is encoded by the coding sequence ATGAAAAATTTAACCGCCAACAAAACAATTGTTATCCTTCTTTTCATGGTAATAGCCGTACTCACTAGGCTTGTTCCTCATCTTCCAAACTTCACTCCGATTACCGCCATAGCGCTTTTCGGAGGACTATACCTTTCCAATAAAGTAATGGCCTATGCACTACCCTTGACTGTAATGGCAATATCTGATCTATTCCTAGGATTTTCGAGCATCACTGTTTTTGTTTATTTTGCTTTTGTGGTAGTGAGTTTTATCGGAACACAATCGAAAAAAGCAAGCTTTTCGGCTATTCTATTAAGTAGCGTTAGCTTTTTTATCATTACAAACTTTGGAGTTTGGCTGTTGGGATACCCAAAGACTTGGACTGGGTTAGCGGAGTGTTATACATTGGCCTTGCCTTTCTTTAGAAATGCTTTACTGGGTGATTTATTCTATTCCGGAGCACTGATAATTGGGTTTAATTTTGTTCAAAAGAAATATCTGCAGGAAGCAAAATAA
- a CDS encoding S41 family peptidase has protein sequence MKNNKNTSINKKIKYLALITLIGFSFSCFEDNDDNITSTRNVKDFVWKAMNAVYLYNSNIPDLANDRFSSNSDYQEYLTNYGSPELLFEDLIYDRESVDRFSIITSNYFTLEQSLSGVAEKTGAEFNFYYVPGSSINVFGVVRLVLPNSNASQTSLTRGQVFNKINGTGLTVDNYRSLLSGDSYTLNLANYDDNNTADSSDDIINDNSEAITLTKSVYTENPVYSTKIINLEDDKVGYLMYNGFVNEFDTELNQAFGVFKAQNIDHLVLDLRYNPGGSVATAAALGSMITGDFNNQVFATLQYNEALQTNNYDYLFTSTLNNGTNINSLNLNKVYVLTSRASASSSEMIINSLKAYIDVVQIGDTTVGKSQASQIIYDSSNLSRTNVNPSHTYALLPLIAITVNKNNTVVPSSGLIPDIEFKEKASNYGVLGDVSEPLLQAALLAIEGSGRFAIEQNSSKSLGVADKLDAKDVLMIAD, from the coding sequence ATGAAAAACAATAAAAATACATCTATCAATAAAAAAATAAAATATTTAGCCTTAATCACTTTAATTGGATTTTCATTCAGTTGTTTTGAAGATAATGATGATAACATAACAAGCACAAGGAATGTTAAAGACTTTGTGTGGAAAGCTATGAATGCTGTATACTTGTACAACTCAAATATTCCAGATCTTGCAAACGATCGGTTTAGTTCAAATTCAGACTATCAAGAGTATTTAACAAATTACGGGTCTCCTGAACTCTTATTTGAGGACTTAATCTATGATAGAGAAAGTGTAGATCGATTCAGTATCATTACTAGCAATTATTTTACATTGGAACAGTCCCTTAGTGGGGTTGCCGAGAAAACTGGTGCTGAATTCAACTTTTATTATGTTCCTGGCAGTTCAATCAATGTGTTTGGTGTTGTACGCCTTGTCCTACCCAACAGCAACGCCAGTCAGACCTCGCTCACTAGAGGACAGGTTTTTAATAAAATTAACGGTACTGGCTTGACCGTGGATAATTATAGATCGCTTTTGAGTGGAGATAGTTATACTTTAAATCTGGCTAATTATGACGATAACAACACGGCTGATAGCTCAGATGACATCATAAATGATAATTCAGAAGCCATAACATTGACAAAATCTGTTTATACCGAAAACCCTGTATACAGCACAAAAATAATTAATTTGGAAGACGATAAAGTGGGTTATTTAATGTACAATGGATTTGTTAACGAGTTTGACACGGAACTCAATCAGGCCTTTGGCGTATTTAAAGCTCAAAATATCGACCATCTTGTTCTTGACCTTCGCTATAATCCTGGGGGCAGTGTGGCAACAGCTGCAGCCTTAGGCAGTATGATTACTGGAGATTTCAACAATCAAGTTTTTGCGACATTGCAATACAACGAAGCTCTACAAACCAATAATTACGACTATCTTTTTACATCCACTCTGAATAATGGCACAAACATCAATAGTTTGAATCTAAACAAAGTTTATGTATTAACCAGTAGAGCCTCCGCTTCTTCTAGCGAAATGATTATCAACAGCTTAAAAGCATACATAGATGTTGTTCAAATAGGAGATACTACTGTTGGAAAATCACAAGCCTCGCAAATCATATATGACTCATCAAATCTAAGTAGAACCAATGTCAATCCCAGCCACACTTATGCGCTACTGCCATTGATAGCAATTACCGTAAATAAAAACAATACTGTAGTACCTTCATCAGGCTTGATCCCTGACATCGAGTTTAAAGAAAAAGCATCAAATTACGGAGTTTTAGGCGACGTATCGGAACCCTTATTACAAGCGGCTCTATTAGCAATAGAGGGGTCTGGTCGTTTCGCAATTGAACAAAATAGCTCAAAGAGCTTAGGCGTTGCAGATAAATTAGATGCTAAAGATGTTCTAATGATAGCAGACTAA
- a CDS encoding RNA polymerase sigma factor, which produces MKITRSDNMSESEYIALVDPFKTKLFRFAKRFLVSIEEAEDATQDVLLKLWKMRDRLGQYKSLEAFAMTITKNHCLDRLKSKQAQNLKITHNNHKDHRYELQKDIEVSDSIRLIEKFITTLPVQQQLIVQLRDIEQYEFKEISEVLEMNETAIRVALSRARKTLKEKLIKAHKHGITSN; this is translated from the coding sequence TTGAAAATAACACGATCAGACAATATGAGTGAAAGCGAATACATAGCATTAGTTGATCCTTTCAAAACCAAATTGTTTCGGTTTGCTAAACGTTTTTTAGTTTCTATTGAAGAAGCAGAAGATGCTACTCAGGACGTTCTTTTAAAATTATGGAAAATGCGGGATCGTTTGGGTCAATATAAAAGTCTAGAAGCTTTTGCAATGACCATTACCAAAAATCACTGCCTAGACCGATTAAAGTCGAAGCAAGCGCAGAATTTAAAAATCACACACAATAATCACAAAGACCACAGATATGAGCTGCAAAAAGATATTGAGGTTAGCGATAGTATAAGATTAATTGAAAAATTTATAACAACTCTGCCTGTTCAACAACAGTTGATTGTTCAGCTTAGGGATATTGAACAATATGAGTTTAAAGAAATTTCTGAAGTATTAGAAATGAATGAAACAGCTATACGAGTGGCGCTTTCTAGAGCCAGAAAAACATTAAAAGAAAAATTGATAAAAGCACATAAGCATGGAATTACAAGCAATTGA
- a CDS encoding DUF4252 domain-containing protein, which produces MKNIIIILIFAIAPIGFAQSLFEKYEDMDNVSSVVVNQKMFGMLAEMQIKTNDPEADTFLEQVKTLKNLTVYTTDDLTVSKAIILDVDRYIKSSSLEELMRIKDGDKNIKFYVQSGRDDNHVSELLMLVNGLTKASDARDIKLGGEKRIVETILLSLTGDIDLRNVSKLTTQLNVPGGEQLKKASKK; this is translated from the coding sequence ATGAAGAATATAATAATCATTTTAATTTTTGCCATTGCTCCAATTGGATTTGCACAAAGTCTTTTTGAAAAATACGAAGACATGGATAATGTTTCTTCAGTAGTAGTCAATCAAAAAATGTTTGGTATGCTTGCTGAAATGCAAATTAAAACCAATGATCCTGAAGCTGACACTTTTTTAGAACAAGTTAAAACACTAAAAAATTTAACGGTCTACACTACTGATGATTTAACAGTTTCCAAAGCTATTATTTTAGATGTAGACCGCTATATAAAATCTTCTTCACTTGAAGAGCTCATGCGTATAAAGGATGGTGATAAAAACATTAAGTTCTATGTTCAATCAGGCAGAGATGACAATCATGTCTCAGAACTTCTTATGCTTGTCAATGGTTTGACAAAAGCTTCGGATGCTAGAGATATTAAACTGGGTGGAGAGAAACGAATTGTTGAAACTATATTGCTTTCACTTACTGGAGACATTGATTTGCGTAATGTATCTAAATTGACAACTCAACTTAACGTGCCAGGTGGAGAGCAACTTAAAAAGGCTTCTAAAAAATAA
- a CDS encoding DUF4252 domain-containing protein has product MRSFVLGLGVFISVFFFGCNSQPSLQTYFVDHQESPNFISMDVPISFLGAKDVKMTDRQRQAVNSIDKLNMLGYSLRSGDNDSYNKEVNEIKDILNDKRYNELLRLGNLNDGRVKICYVGDDEVIDELIVFGRSNKYGFAVIRVLGDDMEVSKIMELGPIISQLNTEDINVEGFMDFML; this is encoded by the coding sequence ATGCGTTCATTTGTTCTTGGTCTGGGTGTTTTTATTTCAGTCTTTTTTTTCGGTTGTAATTCTCAGCCTAGTTTACAAACCTATTTTGTAGATCATCAAGAATCTCCCAATTTTATATCAATGGATGTTCCAATTTCCTTTTTGGGCGCAAAAGATGTTAAAATGACTGATAGACAACGTCAAGCTGTTAATTCTATTGATAAATTGAATATGCTTGGCTACAGTTTAAGGTCTGGCGATAACGATTCATATAACAAAGAAGTTAATGAAATTAAAGACATACTAAATGATAAACGCTACAATGAACTGTTGCGTCTTGGTAATTTGAATGATGGTCGTGTAAAAATTTGTTACGTAGGAGATGATGAAGTTATTGATGAACTAATTGTTTTTGGGAGATCCAACAAGTATGGATTTGCAGTAATTCGTGTCCTAGGTGACGATATGGAAGTGTCTAAAATAATGGAATTAGGACCAATAATAAGCCAATTAAACACCGAAGATATTAATGTCGAAGGGTTTATGGACTTTATGCTCTAA
- the purB gene encoding adenylosuccinate lyase: MPLTPLNAISPIDGRYRSKTNELAAYFSEEALIKYRVLVEIEYFIALCAIPLPQLKDFNTDLFADLRAIYERFSSEDAKAIKEIERVTNHDVKAVEYFIKEKFDALGLSLHKEFIHFGLTSQDINNTAVPLSIKDAIKHIYLPELNLLVDTLGGFIEEWKSVPLLARTHGQPASPTRLGKEIEVFKVRIEEQLKVLKRIPNAAKFGGATGNYNAHHVAYPKINWKSFGSNFVNNELGLHHSFPTTQIEHYDHAAALFDAMKRINTIIIDMNRDFWTYISMDYFKQKIKKGEVGSSAMPHKVNPIDFENSEGNLGIANALFEHLAAKLPTSRLQRDLTDSTVLRNVGMPFAHTIIAFKSTLKGLNKLLLNEQKIATDLEQNWAVVAEAVQTILRREGYPNAYEALKGLTRTNTAITQNSIAEFIDALKVSDAIKDEMKKITPSNYTGI; encoded by the coding sequence ATGCCGCTTACACCACTCAACGCTATTTCTCCTATCGATGGACGATACCGATCCAAAACTAATGAACTTGCTGCTTATTTTTCAGAAGAAGCACTTATAAAATACCGCGTTCTTGTGGAAATCGAGTACTTTATCGCTTTATGTGCTATTCCTCTCCCACAATTAAAAGATTTCAATACTGATTTGTTTGCTGATTTGCGTGCTATTTATGAAAGATTCTCTTCTGAAGATGCTAAAGCCATAAAAGAAATTGAGCGTGTGACCAACCACGATGTAAAAGCCGTAGAATATTTCATCAAAGAAAAATTTGATGCCTTAGGTCTAAGCTTACACAAAGAGTTCATACATTTTGGTTTGACTTCTCAAGACATAAACAATACAGCGGTTCCGTTAAGCATTAAAGACGCCATAAAGCATATTTATCTCCCAGAATTGAATCTTCTTGTAGATACTTTAGGCGGTTTTATTGAGGAATGGAAATCCGTCCCCTTATTGGCCCGAACTCATGGACAACCAGCTTCACCTACTCGATTGGGCAAAGAGATTGAAGTTTTCAAAGTTCGAATAGAAGAACAACTTAAGGTTTTAAAGCGTATTCCCAATGCTGCCAAATTTGGTGGTGCAACAGGAAACTATAATGCTCATCATGTTGCGTATCCTAAAATTAATTGGAAATCGTTCGGATCAAACTTTGTCAATAATGAATTGGGGCTGCACCATTCATTCCCAACAACACAAATTGAGCATTACGACCATGCTGCAGCGCTGTTTGATGCGATGAAACGCATAAACACTATTATCATCGACATGAATCGTGACTTTTGGACCTATATTTCGATGGATTATTTTAAACAAAAAATTAAAAAGGGAGAAGTTGGTAGCTCAGCCATGCCACATAAGGTAAATCCTATTGATTTTGAAAATAGTGAAGGAAATCTTGGAATAGCTAATGCGCTATTTGAGCATCTTGCCGCAAAATTACCAACATCCAGACTGCAAAGAGATTTAACCGACAGCACCGTTTTGCGTAATGTTGGAATGCCTTTTGCACACACCATTATCGCTTTTAAATCCACACTTAAGGGTTTGAATAAATTACTTCTAAATGAGCAAAAAATTGCTACTGATTTAGAACAAAACTGGGCTGTAGTGGCTGAAGCTGTTCAAACGATATTAAGACGTGAAGGTTATCCAAATGCCTACGAGGCCTTGAAAGGGTTAACGCGAACCAATACTGCTATAACTCAAAACTCTATTGCAGAGTTTATTGATGCCCTTAAAGTAAGTGATGCAATTAAAGACGAAATGAAGAAAATTACCCCATCCAATTACACAGGGATATAA